GCCGATGACGGCGGCCTCCGCGACGTCGGCGAGCTCGTGGAGCACGTCCTCGACCTCGGCCGGGTAGACGTTGTAGCCGCCCGTGATCACCATGTCCTTGAGGCGGCCCGTGACGTAGAGGTAGCCCTCGTCGTCCCGCCGCCCGAGGTCGCCGGTGCGCAGCCAGCCGTCGACGACGGCGCGCTCGTCGGGCCGCTCCCAGTAGCCGGCCATGACGGCCGGTCCCGACACGCAGATCTCGCCGATCTCGTCGGGTCCCGCCTCGCGGTCGCCGACGAGCACCCGCACGTCGCTGTACGTCAGGGGTCGGCCGATCGAGCCGACCTTGCGCACCGCGTCCTCCGGCATCAGGCAGGTCGAGAAGCCGCACGACTCGGTGAGCCCGTAGCCCTGCACGAAGACGTCGAGGCCGCGGGCGCGGTAGCGCTCGATGAGGCTGACGGGCATGGGGGCCGCGGCCGAGAGCACGCGCTGGAAGCAGGTGAGGTCGAGGTCCGCGAAGGCCGGGTGGTCGAGGAGTGCCGTGAACACGGTCGGCACGCTCGCCATGTAGGTCGGGCGGAAGGTGCGGACCGCATCCGCGATCGTCTCCGGGGTGCCCGCCGTGAGGAGCCGCAGGGTGCAGCCCAGGTGCAGGAACGGCAGCACCCCGGCGAGCATCGCCCCCGAGACGCTGATCGGCAGCGAGACCAGGGGGCGGTCGTCGCGGTGGAAGCCCAGGTCGACGGCCAGCGACGTCGCGACGGCCGCGATGTTGCGGTGCGTGATCATCGCGCCCTTGGGCAGCCCGGTGGTGCCCGATGTGTAGAAGAGGCCGGCCGTGCTCGTCTCGTCGAAGTCCGCCACGGGGAACGGCGCCGCCGGTGCGTCGGCCGCGGGCCACCCGGCGCCGTCGGTGCTGAGCACGACGAGGTCGCCGTCGACGGTGCCCTGCAGCGCGATGGCACGGTCGACGGCCACCGCCTGCGTGACGAGCAGCCGGGGTCGGCTGTCCCGCACGAGCGCGGCGACCTCGCGGTCGGCGAGCCGCGGGTTGAGGGGCACGTAGACCGCCCCGAGCCGCAGCACGGCCAGCATCGCGGGCAGGTACTCCGCCCCGTTCTCGTGGAGCACCGCCACCCGGTCGCCGTGCCCGATCCCGTGGTCGCGCAGCACGTGGGCGACCTGCCACGTGCGGCGCTCGAGCGCGGCGTACGTGATCGTGCGGTCGTCGAGCACGAGCGCGGGCTTCTCCCCGAAGCGGTCGGCGTGCCGGGTGATCCAGGTGGCGACCCCGGGCCGGTAGGCGAGGGCCGCGACGCTCACAGCCCGACCTCGGCGGCCAGCGCCTTCATCGCGACCTGGTCGCGCAGCTCCATGAGCACGACGGTGCCGACGGGGGAGTCCCGCCACAGGCGCAGCCGCTCGCGGATGCGACCCGGCGGCCCGATGAGCGACGTGCCGTCGACGAGCTCGTCGGGGATCGCGTCGACCGCCTCCTCGCGGCGGCCGGCGAGGAACAGCTCCTGCACCTCAGCGGCCACGTCGCCGTACCCCGCCCGCGTGATCGCGTCGACGTGGAAGTTGGTGCCCTTGACGCCCATGCCGCCGACGTACCAGGCCAGCGGCTCCTTCGCCCGCCGGAATGCCGCGCCCAGGTCGTCGTCGACGAACGTGTTGACCATGGCCGCGATCTCGAAGCCCGGGCGGGCGCGGGCGAGCACGTCGCCGTACGCCGCGGTGAAGCTCTCCACGTGCACGAACGCCGGGATCCACCCGTCGCCGATCTCCAGCGCCAGGTCGACGTTCTTCGGTCCCTGGGCGCCGAGCAGCACGGGGATGTCGGGGCGCAGGGGCTCGGTGATGAGCCGCAGCGGCTTGCCGAGGCCGGCGCCGCCGGGGTGGGGGAGCGGGTAGAACTCGCCGTCGTGGCGGACGGGCTCGTCGCGGGCCCAGATGGCGCGGAGCACCTCGACGTACTCCCGGGTGCGGGCCAGGGGCCGCGGGAACGGGCGGCCGTACCAGCCCTCGACGACCTGGGGCCCCGAGACCCCCAGGCCGAGCCGGAGGCGCCCGCCGCTGAGGGCGTCGAGCGTCATCGCCGCCATCGCCGCGTTGGCCGGGGTGCGGGCGTCGATCTGGCAGATCGAGGTGCCGAGCCCGATGCGGGAGGTGCGGGCGGCGTACCAGGTCAGCGGCGTGAGCGCGTCCGACCCGTAGGCCTCGCCGATCCACACCGAGTCGTAGCCGAGGGACTCCGCGGCGACGACGGCCGCGGAGTCGTCCACGGGACGGCGCTGCCAGTAGCCGAGTCCGATGCCGAGCTTCAGGTCCGTGACCACGGTGGTCCTCCCAGGCGACGACGGTGTCTGTGCCCTGCACCCTAGTCAACCATTCGTTTGGTTGTATAGCGTCACCGGCGAGCGACCGGTGCCGGTCGCCGAACGAGGAGGTTCGAGGGCCATGGACATCGGTGGGGCGATCGCGCACTGGGCGCAGCGGCGGCCGGAGGAGCCCGCCGTCCGCGACGACGACGGCGACCTGACCTGGCGCGGGCTCCGCGACGCCGCCGGGGCCGAGGCCGCGCACCTCGCGCGGCTCGGCGTCGAGCCTGGCGACCGCGTCGGCGTGGTGATGGCCAACTCCCGCGCCTTCTGCGTCGCCGTGCTGGGCACCGTGGCCGCGGGCGGCATCGTCGTGCCGATGAACCACCGGCTCCACCCGCGGGAGATGGCCGACCAGCTCGCCGACGCGGGGGTGCGGGTCGTGCTCCACGACGCGACGTACGCCGCGGCCGCGCGCGAGGTGGGGACGGCGCTCGACGTGTCGCTCCACGAGGTCGTGCTCCCCGGGCCCGTCCCCGACGACGCGGAGCGCGTGCACCGGTCGCGCGAGCTGGACGACGTCGCCGTGATCCTCTACTCCTCGGGCACGACGGGCCGTCCGCGCGGGGCGGCGATCACCCATCGCGCCATCCTGACGATGGCGCACGACCGCATCGTCGACGACGGGTGGTCGCGGGACACGGTCACCTACGTGCCCTACCCGCTCGCCTTCGCGGCCGGCCTGCTCGCGTCGTGGCTGGCCACGGCGGTCGCCGGCGGCCTGCTCGTCACCGATGCGGCGTTCGATCCGGGGCGGGCGCTGCGGCGCTTCGCCGAGGACCGCGTCACGGTGCTCCTGGCCGTGCCGGCCGTGTGGCAGGCGATCGTCGCGCACCCCGACGTGGCGAGCACCGACGTCTCGTCGCTCCGCACGGCCTCCTCGGGTGGCGCCATGGTCACGCCCGAGCTGATGGCGGCGTGCCGCGACCGCGGGATCCTGCTGTCGCAGGGCTACGGCCTCACCGAGTGCTCGGGCGTCGCGACCGCGCTGCGGCCGGCCGAGGTCGCCACCCGGCCCGGCTCCGTCGGGCGCACGATGATGCTCACCGAGACCCGCATCGTCGGGCCCGACGGCGTCGACGTGCCCGACGGCGAGCCCGGTGAGCTGTGGCTGCGGGGGCCGGCGATGATGGCCGGCTACTGGCGCGACGGTGCGCCCGACCCGGCGTCGCTGACCGACGGCTGGGTGCGCACCGGTGACCTCGCGACGCGGGACGCCGAGGGCTACCTCGCGATCGTCGACCGCATCAAGGACCTCATCATCACGGGCGGCATCAACGTCGTGCCGGCCGAGATCGAGCGGGCGCTGGACGCGCTGCCCGGCGTCGTCGAGAGCGCCGTGGTCGGGGTGCCGCACGAGCGCTGGGGCGAGACGCCGTGGGCCGTGGTCGTCACGGACGCGGACCATCCCGACCTCACGCCCGCCGACGTCGAGCGCGCCCTGCGCGAGCGCCTGGCCGGCTTCAAGATCCCCAGCCGCATCGAGGTGCGCCACGAGCCGCTGCCGCGCAGCGCCAACGGCAAGGTGCTGCGACGGCGCCTGCGCGACGCGGCCCTCGAC
This Nocardioides alkalitolerans DNA region includes the following protein-coding sequences:
- a CDS encoding LLM class F420-dependent oxidoreductase, whose translation is MVTDLKLGIGLGYWQRRPVDDSAAVVAAESLGYDSVWIGEAYGSDALTPLTWYAARTSRIGLGTSICQIDARTPANAAMAAMTLDALSGGRLRLGLGVSGPQVVEGWYGRPFPRPLARTREYVEVLRAIWARDEPVRHDGEFYPLPHPGGAGLGKPLRLITEPLRPDIPVLLGAQGPKNVDLALEIGDGWIPAFVHVESFTAAYGDVLARARPGFEIAAMVNTFVDDDLGAAFRRAKEPLAWYVGGMGVKGTNFHVDAITRAGYGDVAAEVQELFLAGRREEAVDAIPDELVDGTSLIGPPGRIRERLRLWRDSPVGTVVLMELRDQVAMKALAAEVGL
- a CDS encoding AMP-binding protein, translating into MSVAALAYRPGVATWITRHADRFGEKPALVLDDRTITYAALERRTWQVAHVLRDHGIGHGDRVAVLHENGAEYLPAMLAVLRLGAVYVPLNPRLADREVAALVRDSRPRLLVTQAVAVDRAIALQGTVDGDLVVLSTDGAGWPAADAPAAPFPVADFDETSTAGLFYTSGTTGLPKGAMITHRNIAAVATSLAVDLGFHRDDRPLVSLPISVSGAMLAGVLPFLHLGCTLRLLTAGTPETIADAVRTFRPTYMASVPTVFTALLDHPAFADLDLTCFQRVLSAAAPMPVSLIERYRARGLDVFVQGYGLTESCGFSTCLMPEDAVRKVGSIGRPLTYSDVRVLVGDREAGPDEIGEICVSGPAVMAGYWERPDERAVVDGWLRTGDLGRRDDEGYLYVTGRLKDMVITGGYNVYPAEVEDVLHELADVAEAAVIGVPDERWGERVVAVVRPRPGSTLGVDALRAHCTVRLTDYKRPKEIVLVADPLPVNPTGKVVKARLREAYGAGSLS
- a CDS encoding AMP-binding protein; amino-acid sequence: MDIGGAIAHWAQRRPEEPAVRDDDGDLTWRGLRDAAGAEAAHLARLGVEPGDRVGVVMANSRAFCVAVLGTVAAGGIVVPMNHRLHPREMADQLADAGVRVVLHDATYAAAAREVGTALDVSLHEVVLPGPVPDDAERVHRSRELDDVAVILYSSGTTGRPRGAAITHRAILTMAHDRIVDDGWSRDTVTYVPYPLAFAAGLLASWLATAVAGGLLVTDAAFDPGRALRRFAEDRVTVLLAVPAVWQAIVAHPDVASTDVSSLRTASSGGAMVTPELMAACRDRGILLSQGYGLTECSGVATALRPAEVATRPGSVGRTMMLTETRIVGPDGVDVPDGEPGELWLRGPAMMAGYWRDGAPDPASLTDGWVRTGDLATRDAEGYLAIVDRIKDLIITGGINVVPAEIERALDALPGVVESAVVGVPHERWGETPWAVVVTDADHPDLTPADVERALRERLAGFKIPSRIEVRHEPLPRSANGKVLRRRLRDAALDGPPAAEGEERRQQVVDLVERYFAAVNARDWDAFRDTLHPEVTIRQGDLLEAAGIARVTRLYQAIVAQWDEHEDRPTRVLVDGDTAAVEITFTGRRPDGTPVTFPAMDVLTVEDGRVRRVSTWYDTDVVVPLVTGRAG